In Citrus sinensis cultivar Valencia sweet orange chromosome 4, DVS_A1.0, whole genome shotgun sequence, one DNA window encodes the following:
- the LOC112498181 gene encoding uncharacterized protein LOC112498181 — protein MSTRLTTWADEIVGERRILAERMTVRPVSQHRFHVLGGGMKEGIVDIHERTCSCRVFQLDQLVCAHAIAACLIVRVDYISLCSDYYSKDALVMAYAEPVEPVGDMTDWDIPEEIQEIRVNPPIEAPPPGRRPELRIPSISEDVNRRTVRCGRCNQPGHNRKRCKNPIVSNPN, from the coding sequence ATGAGCACTCGTCTAACGACGTGGGCAGATGAGATAGTCGGCGAAAGGAGAATTTTGGCCGAAAGAATGACCGTTCGGCCAGTGTCTCAGCATCGATTTCATGTTTTGGGTGGTGGTATGAAGGAAGGGATAGTTGACATTCATGAAAGAACTTGCTCCTGTAGAGTATTCCAACTCGATCAGCTTGTTTGTGCGCATGCAATTGCTGCTTGTCTGATCGTCCGTGTGGATTACATAAGTCTTTGCTCTGATTATTACTCTAAAGATGCATTGGTCATGGCATATGCAGAACCAGTAGAGCCGGTTGGGGACATGACAGATTGGGACATTCCAGAAGAAATCCAGGAAATCAGAGTTAACCCACCGATCGAAGCACCACCACCTGGTCGTCGTCCAGAGTTAAGAATTCCTTCTATCAGTGAGGATGTTAACCGAAGAACTGTGAGATGTGGTCGATGCAACCAACCAGGTCATAACCGCAAGAGATGTAAAAATCCCATTGTGTCGAATCCGAACTGA
- the LOC102624052 gene encoding uncharacterized protein LOC102624052 isoform X2: MGIGGKSGLFQAGPHPWAVENFAAAAKYPSGQVTAQDLFASGAITSATDFQVYKEVAGLSGLDFAYTDKSAVYHTKNDKLDLLKPGSLQHLGENMLAFLLQAASSTSLPKGNAMEKEGKTVHETAVYFDILGTYMVLYRQGFANMLHNSVIVQSLLIWTASLVMGGYPAAVSLALTCLSAILMLVFSISFAVVVAFILPQISSSPVPYVANPWLAVGLFAAPAFLGALTGQHLGYIILKAYLANMFSKRMQLSPIVQADLIKLEAERWLFKAGFLQWLILLALGNFYKIGSTFIALFWLVPPAFAYGFLEATLTPVRFPRPLKLATLLLGLAVPVLVSAGNFIRLANVIVAIVVRFDRNPGGTPEWLGNVILAVFIAVVLCLTLVYLLSYVHLSGAKRPIAIASCVLFVLSLILVLSGTVPPFSEDTARAVNVVHVVDASGKFGGKQEPSSFIALYSTTPGKLTKEVEQIKEGFVCGRDNVVDFVTLSMEYGCLTYDGTEGGWSQSDVPTIHVESEGFGIMDTKGNDNGRITKVSIDMKGSVRWSLAIDAEEIEDFTFKEGSEELVPRDEKSGMDGWHIIQFSGGKNAVSKFDLDLYWAKNSTESYHNANRKEKQRPLLKLRTDFDRLTPKTERVLSKLPAWCSLFGKSTSPQTLSFLNSLPVNF; this comes from the exons ATGGGTATTGGCGGAAAGTCTGGCCTTTTCCAG GCTGGTCCTCATCCATGGGCTGTTGAGAACTTTGCTGCTGCAGCGAAATACCCATCTGGTCAAGTCACGGCACAG GATTTATTTGCTTCTGGAGCTATCACATCTGCAACTGATTTCCAAGTATACAAAGAAGTTGCTGGACTTTCAGGCCTTGATTTTGCATATACAGACAAAAGTGCTGTATATCACACTAAG AATGACAAATTAGATCTATTAAAACCTGGATCTCTTCAGCATCTTGGAGAAAATATGCTTGCTTTTCTCCTTCAGGCTGCTTCATCCACTAGTCTTCCAAAAGGCAATGCTATGGAAAAAGAAGGGAAAACTGTCCATGAGACTGCTGTATACTTTGACATTTTG GGGACATACATGGTCTTATACCGTCAAGGTTTTGCAAACATGCTTCATAATTCAGTAATTGTGCAATCACTTCTGATTTGGACTGCATCATTGGTTATGGGTGGTTATCCAGCTGCAGTATCTTTGGCCTTGACATGTTTGAGTGCCATCCTTATGTTGGTATTTTCCATTAGTTTCGCTGTTGTCGTTGCTTTCATTTTAcctcaaatttcttcatcGCCAGTGCCCTATGTGGCAAATCCTTGGTTGGCGGTTGGGTTGTTTGCTGCACCTGCTTTCCTTGGGGCATTAACTGGTCAACATTTGGGTTACATTATCCTGAAAGCATATCTTGCAAATATGTTTTCCAAGAGAATGCAGTTATCACCCATTGTTCAAGCTGATTTGATCAAGTTGGAAGCCGAAAGATGGCTCTTTAAAGCTGGTTTTCTTCAGTGGCTCATTCTGCTAGCATTAGGAAACTTCTACAAAATTGGATCCACTTTTATTGCTCTTTTTTGGCTAGTTCCACCAGCTTTTGCAT ATGGCTTTCTTGAAGCAACTTTAACCCCAGTCCGTTTCCCAAGGCCATTGAAACTTGCAACCCTGCTCTTAGGCTTGGCTGTTCCAGTTTTAGTTTCTGCTGGCAACTTTATTCGATTGGCTAACGTTATTGTTGCAATTGTGGTACGGTTCGACAG GAACCCAGGTGGCACCCCAGAGTGGCTAGGAAATGTCATACTTGCTGTTTTTATTGCTGTTGTCTTATGCCTAACTCTCGTGTATCTCCTTTCTTATGTTCATCTTTCAG GTGCGAAAAGACCAATTGCAATTGCAAgttgtgttttatttgttctttCACTCATCCTGGTGTTGTCTGGTACTGTTCCACCATTCAGTGAAGATACTGCCAGAGCTGTGAAT GTTGTGCACGTTGTGGATGCAAGTGGAAAATTTGGTGGAAAACAAGAACCAAGCTCATTTATAGCTCTATATTCTACAACTCCTGGAAAATTGACAAAGGAGGTTGAGCAGATTAAAGAAGGATTCGTATGTGGTAGAGATAATGTTGTCGATTTTGTTACTTTATCTATGGAATATGGTTGTTTGACCTATGATGGCACAGAAGGTGGGTGGAGTCAGTCAGATGTTCCGACAATTCATGTTGAAAGTGAAGGTTTCGGTATTATGGATACCAAGGGGAATGACAATGGAAGAATCACAAAAGTCTCAATTGATATGAAGGGTTCTGTACGCTGGTCTCTTGCAATCGATGCTGAGGAAATTGAAGATTTCACATTCAAAG AGGGTTCGGAGGAGTTAGTTCCTCGGGATGAGAAGAGCGGCATGGATGGATGGCACATAATCCAGTTTTCAGGTGGAAAGAATGCAGTATCGAAGTTTGATCTAGATCTTTACTGGGCGAAAAATTCTACGGAGTCATATCACAATGCCAACAGAAAAGAGAAACAACGGCCTCTTCTAAAGCTAAGAACTGATTTTGATCGATTAACACCGAAAACTGAAAGAGTTCTTTCTAAGCTTCCTGCATGGTGTTCCTTGTTCGGGAAGTCCACATCTCCTCAAACATTATCTTTCTTAAATAGTCTTCCTGTTAATTTCTAG
- the LOC102625285 gene encoding thioredoxin-like 3-2, chloroplastic translates to MYGAIRFSPSLRFRTLLPTNPRDQSRDLFVPPRILSISSSNITKSVNFRGKIDNVIRVTKHEGSIKELNEDDDDDHAPVSIPLTPIGSESQFDRVIAEAQQLDESVIIVWMASWCRKCIYLKPKLEKLAADYHPRLRFYNVDVNAVPHKLVTRAGVMKMPTIQLWKDGKKQAEVIGGHKSYLVINEVREMIGNENNV, encoded by the exons ATGTACGGAGCTATACGATTCTCGCCATCTCTGAGATTCAGAACTCTCTTACCAACAAACCCACGTGACCAATCACGTGACCTTTTTGTACCTCCTCGAATTCTCTCAATTTCAAGCTCTAATATTACAAAATCTGTAAATTTTCGCGGGAAAATCGACAACGTGATTAGGGTCACGAAACATGAAGGATCAATAAAGGAACTTAacgaagatgatgatgatgatcatgcTCCTGTATCGATTCCGCTGACACCCATCGGCAGCGAGAGCCAGTTCGATCGGGTCATTGCAGAAGCTCAACAGCTTGATGAATCTGTTATCATTGTTTG GATGGCAAGCTGGTGCAGAAAATGTATATATCTGAAACCAAAATTAGAGAAGTTAGCAGCTGATTATCATCCAAG ATTGCGATTCTATAATGTTGATGTCAATGCTGTTCCACACAAGCTTGTTACTCGTGCAGGAGTCATG AAAATGCCAACCATTCAG CTGTGGAAGGATGGCAAGAAACAGGCGGAAGTAATTGGTGGTCACAAATCATACTTGGTCATTAACGAAGTTCGTGAGATGATCGGAAATGAGAACAACGTATGA
- the LOC102624343 gene encoding protein WHAT'S THIS FACTOR 9, mitochondrial — protein sequence MLFNKTNTNTLKTLVFNTKKTVFNSILIQTQKKPPPFTYTQSQTYVNVYMKWKKDSYFDSIERIHKSVELKPILALKNVIAQQPSCSIPISAISKRGLEFDIHIKVARFLRQYPSFFEEFTGPLYSLPWFKLTQEAIEIDREEKRVYEECRDDLRERLKRFVLMSKEKVLPLKIIKGMEWYLGLPSDFLEHFEVNLDGSFRFVEMEDGLKGLAVENIGEEKVLSVLQRNAMKRGLYVGEPMEPIEFPFFPQKGLRLKRKIDHWFNEFQKVPYVSPYEDYSHLDPDSDVGEKRVVGFLHELLSLFVEHSAQRKKLLCLKKYFGLPQKVHRAFERHTHLFYLSLRNNTCTTILKEPFCDKYAIEEHPLARVREKYIKLLKQSKVILKTRRLKNQSDDQGNLGKDLDCEDEERRERADCSV from the coding sequence ATGTTATTCAACAAAACCAACACCAACACCCTAAAAACCCTAGTCTTCAATACCAAAAAGACGGTCTTTAATTCCATTTTGATACAAACCCAGAAAAAGCCACCACCTTTCACATACACTCAAAGCCAAACCTATGTTAATGTGTACATGAAATGGAAGAAAGATTCATACTTTGATTCAATTGAGAGAATCCACAAGTCCGTAGAGCTCAAACCCATCCTTGCTTTGAAAAATGTTATTGCCCAACAGCCCTCTTGTTCAATCCCAATCTCTGCTATTTCAAAAAGAGGACTTGAGTTTGATATTCATATTAAAGTTGCTAGGTTTTTGAGACAATACCCATCATTCTTTGAAGAGTTTACAGGTCCTTTGTACAGTTTGCCTTGGTTTAAATTGACCCAAGAAGCTATTGAGATTGATAGAGAAGAGAAAAGGGTGTATGAGGAATGTAGAGATGATTTGAGAGAGAGGTTAAAGAGGTTTGTTTTGATGAGTAAAGAGAAAGTTTTGCCTTTGAAGATTATTAAAGGAATGGAGTGGTATTTGGGTTTGCCTAGTGATTTTTTGGAGCATTTTGAAGTGAATCTTGACGGCTCATTTAGGTTTGTTGAAATGGAAGATGGGTTAAAAGGATTGGCTGTTGAGAATATTGGGGAAGAAAAAGTGTTATCAGTGTTGCAAAGAAATGCTATGAAAAGAGGATTGTATGTTGGAGAACCAATGGAGCCTATTGAGTTTCCTTTCTTTCCTCAAAAgggtttaaggttgaagaGAAAGATTGATCATTGGTTCAATGAGTTTCAGAAAGTTCCTTATGTGTCACCATATGAAGATTATTCACATTTGGATCCTGATAGTGATGTCGGTGAGAAAAGAGTTGTGGGGTTTCTTCATGAGTTGCTTAGTCTCTTTGTTGAGCATTCAGCTCAGAGGAAGAAGCTTCTGTGTCTTAAGAAGTACTTCGGATTGCCACAGAAGGTTCACAGGGCATTTGAGAGACATAcacatcttttttatttgtctctGAGGAACAACACTTGTACTACAATTCTTAAAGAGCCTTTCTGTGATAAGTATGCTATAGAGGAGCATCCATTGGCAAGAGTGAGAGAGAAGTATATTAAGTTGCTGAAGCAATCAAAGGTGATTTTAAAGACCAGGAGGCTGAAAAATCAGTCTGATGATCAAGGGAATTTGGGAAAGGATTTGGATTGTGAGGatgaagaaagaagagagagagcagATTGTTCTGTGTAA
- the LOC102624631 gene encoding pumilio homolog 4 produces MLPGSNIEMLPNLEDGLGGQNGNLSLEDSLQTELELILQRQPDRQIVNRERDVNIYRSGSAPPTVEGSLNAVGSLFLRDNPGSICNTAAGGSGGNGDINGILSEDEIRSHPAYLSYYYSHENINPRLPPPLVSKEDWRVAQRFQGGGSSLGDIADWRKKGVNGGDRSSLFSMQPGISVLQAENDLMELRNAARRNLSRDASAEWLERGSDRLIGVPAAGLGSRRKSFADILQEGLDRPASLSGHLSRPASCNAYGEIVGTGIADAHRAGSCNGAESLEVLHSAAASPGLVRTKSHNRIPSHSFASAVGSSLSRSTTPEAQLVGRSSGSGLPPVGSRVGAVEKNGAVGSNVQNDIELADIAATLSGLSLSNIRHADEVSHVQSQLQLNPDNQSDFLYDTSNGHNQSMKQQFMDKSTADNLAFSTHYIDFTRKNGIVPNLNASAINSNGQVNILKRTSSPNLYSKMNSTGFGGSSRSVGRQQNANISSLDFTNVSGDYSVNQKLNSLVNHHFDTVGIGATRNLNGMVNQVALDFHSPPMDPRYAQYLQRTSDYATRSAASASDPFAARNHFGSSLGDSDGLQKAHLELLLAQQNQQHEMQLLGKSGGLFPGYYETQPYRLDMQYSGNTFANPVLPSVGSGSFPNERNSRFTSMMRSSMGGPMPWHLDAGINMEGRLSSSLLDEFKTNKTRSFELSDIVDHVVEFSTDQYGSRFIQQKLEAATAEEKTRIFPEIIPHARTLMTDVFGNYVIQKFFEHGTESQRAQLASQLTGHVLRLSLQMYGCRVIQKALEVVHVDQQTQMVAELDGSVMKCVHDQNGNHVIQKCIECIPQDRIQFIISSFYGQVVALSTHPYGCRVIQRVLEHCDDANTQQIIMDEIMQHVCNLAQDQYGNYVIQHVLEHGKPHERTTVITQLAGQIVRMSQQKFASNVVEKCLTFGSPEERQLLINEMLGSTDENEPLQAMMKDPFGNYVVQKVLETCDDQSLELILSRIRVHLNVLKKYTYGKHIVSRIEKLIATGERRIGLSSSVSS; encoded by the exons ATGCTACCTGGGAGTAACATAGAGATGTTACCAAATCTGGAAGATGGACTAGGGGGGCAGAATGGGAATTTGAGTTTAGAAGATAGTTTGCAGACTGAACTTGAATTGATATTGCAAAGGCAACCTGACAGACAAATTGTTAATAGAGAGAGGGATGTAAATATCTATCGAAGTGGCAGTGCACCGCCCACGGTTGAGGGATCATTAAATGCTGTGGGTAGTCTGTTCTTGAGGGATAATCCTGGTAGTATCTGCAATACTGCTGCTGGTGGTAGTGGTGGAAATGGTGATATTAATGGAATTTTGTCTGAAGACGAGATTCGCTCGCATCCAGCGTATTTGTCATATTACTATTCCCATGAGAACATAAACCCGAGGCTACCGCCACCTTTGGTGTCAAAGGAGGATTGGCGTGTTGCACAAAGGTTTCAGGGTGGTGGGTCATCTTTAGGGGATATTGCGGACTGGAGGAAGAAAGGAGTGAACGGTGGTGACAGgtcatctttattttcaatgCAGCCAGGGATTTCTGTGCTGCAGGCGGAGAATGATTTAATGGAATTAAGGAATGCTGCTAGGAGGAATCTTTCTAGGGATGCTTCAGCCGAGTGGCTTGAAAGAGGCTCGGACAGGTTGATTGGAGTGCCTGCTGCTGGACTTGGTTCGAGGAGAAAGAGCTTTGCTGACATTCTTCAG GAAGGACTTGATCGACCTGCCTCTTTGTCAGGCCACCTGTCTCGACCAGCCAGCTGCAATGCCTATGGTGAAATTGTGGGTACTGGCATAGCTGATGCCCATCGAGCTGGTTCATGTAATGGAGCAGAATCCTTAGAGGTCTTGCATTCTGCAGCAGCTTCTCCTGGGCTTGTCAGAACTAAGAGCCACAATAGAATCCCATCTCATTCTTTTGCATCTGCTGTGGGTTCATCACTATCTAGGAGCACAACCCCTGAAGCTCAGCTAGTTGGGAGATCTTCTGGTTCTGGTCTTCCACCAGTCGGGAGCAGAGTTGGTGCTGTTGAGAAGAATGGTGCCGTTGGTTCAAATGTCCAAAATGATATTGAACTTGCTGATATTGCAGCTACATTATCGGGTTTAAGCCTGTCAAATATTAGACATGCAGATGAAGTTAGTCATGTTCAGTCTCAGCTTCAATTGAACCCGGATAATCAGTCTGATTTTCTGTATGATACATCCAATGGTCATAACCAGAGTATGAAACAGCAATTCATGGACAAGTCAACTGCAGATAACCTTGCTTTTTCTACTCACTATATTGATTTTACTCGGAAAAATGGGATAGTACCAAACCTTAATGCTTCTGCAATAAATTCCAATGGACAAGTAAATATTCTGAAACGAACTTCTTCTCCCAATCTCtactcaaaaatgaattctaCAGGGTTTGGAGGTTCTTCCAGATCTGTTGGTCGTCAACAAAATgcaaatatttcaagtttagaCTTCACAAATGTATCGGGCGATTATTCTGTTAATCAGAAGCTAAATTCCTTGGTCAACCATCATTTTGACACAG TTGGTATTGGAGCCACACGGAATTTGAATGGAATGGTGAATCAAGTTGCACTGGACTTCCATTCTCCACCAATGGATCCCCGTTATGCACAATACTTGCAAAGAACTTCTGATTATGCAACACGCAGTGCAGCCAGTGCAAGTGACCCCTTTGCAGCTAGGAATCACTTTGGCTCTTCACTTGGAGACTCGGATGGGTTGCAGAAGGCACATCTGGAGCTATTGCTTGCTCAACAGAACCAACAGCATGAAATGCAACTTTTAGGTAAATCTGGAGGTTTGTTTCCTGGGTATTATGAGACACAACCATATAGACTCGACATGCAGTATTCTGGAAACACATTTGCAAATCCTGTGCTTCCGTCTGTTGGATCTGGAAGTTTTCCAAATGAACGAAACTCACGCTTTACTTCAATGATGAGAAGTTCAATGGGAGGACCCATGCCATGGCACTTGGATGCTGGCATTAACATGGAAGGAAGACTgtcatcatccttattagatGAGTTCAAAACTAACAAGACCAGGTCTTTTGAACTTTCAGACATTGTTGATCATGTTGTTGAATTCAG TACAGATCAGTATGGGAGTCGTTTTATTCAGCAGAAACTAGAGGCTGCCACAGCGGAAGAAAAAACCAGGATTTTCCCAGAGATCATTCCTCATGCTCGTACCTTAATGACAGATGTTTTTGGAAATTATGTTATACAAAAG TTTTTTGAGCACGGTACAGAAAGTCAAAGAGCACAGTTAGCAAGCCAACTTACTGGTCATGTTTTGCGTCTAAGTCTTCAAATGTACGGATGCAGAGTGATACAGAAG GCCCTGGAGGTGGTTCATGTGGATCAGCAGACTCAAATGGTGGCAGAGCTTGATGGTTCAGTCATGAAGTGTGTCCATGATCAGAATGGTAATCATGTTATTCAGAAGTGTATAGAGTGCATCCCTCAAGATCGAATTCAGTTTATCATTTCATCTTTCTACGGGCAAGTAGTGGCACTTTCAACCCACCCTTATGGCTGCCGTGTCATTCAG AGGGTCCTCGAACATTGTGATGATGCGAATACACAACAAATAATCATGGATGAAATCATGCAACATGTATGCAATCTGGCACAAGATCAATATGGCAACTATGTTATTCAG CATGTCCTTGAACATGGAAAACCACATGAACGAACTACTGTTATTACCCAGCTTGCTGGACAAATTGTGAGGATGAGTCAGCAGAAATTTGCTTCTAATGTTGTGGAGAAATGCTTAACATTTGGGAGCCCCGAGGAGCGTCAACTTCTGATTAATGAGATGCTTGGTTCCACTGATGAAAATGAACCCTTGCAG GCAATGATGAAAGATCCATTTGGCAACTATGTCGTGCAAAAGGTTCTTGAAACCTGTGATGATCAGAGTCTCGAGTTAATTCTTTCTCGCATTAGGGTTCATCTAAATGTCTTGAAGAAGTACACTTATGGCAAACATATTGTTTCTCGGATTGAGAAACTAATTGCAACTGGAG AACGACGCATAGGGTTGTCATCCTCTGTCTCTTCCTGA
- the LOC102624052 gene encoding uncharacterized protein LOC102624052 isoform X1 — MRKRPQPEASPSSSSASKSEPQASDEQIKTGSSNDIHVRSAKRSGLAWTVAFAAFVYATYGVYYYQYEHMPPPLTADQAGKRGFSEFEAIKHVKALTELGPHPVGSDALDRALQYVLAAAQKIKETKHWEVDVEVDFFHAKSGANRLVSGAFMGRTLIYSDLNHIVLRIQPKYASEAAENAILVSSHIDTVFAAEGAGDCSSCVAVMLELARAMSQWAHGFKNAVIFLFNTGEEEGLNGAHSFVTQHPWSTTIRVAIDLEAMGIGGKSGLFQAGPHPWAVENFAAAAKYPSGQVTAQDLFASGAITSATDFQVYKEVAGLSGLDFAYTDKSAVYHTKNDKLDLLKPGSLQHLGENMLAFLLQAASSTSLPKGNAMEKEGKTVHETAVYFDILGTYMVLYRQGFANMLHNSVIVQSLLIWTASLVMGGYPAAVSLALTCLSAILMLVFSISFAVVVAFILPQISSSPVPYVANPWLAVGLFAAPAFLGALTGQHLGYIILKAYLANMFSKRMQLSPIVQADLIKLEAERWLFKAGFLQWLILLALGNFYKIGSTFIALFWLVPPAFAYGFLEATLTPVRFPRPLKLATLLLGLAVPVLVSAGNFIRLANVIVAIVVRFDRNPGGTPEWLGNVILAVFIAVVLCLTLVYLLSYVHLSGAKRPIAIASCVLFVLSLILVLSGTVPPFSEDTARAVNVVHVVDASGKFGGKQEPSSFIALYSTTPGKLTKEVEQIKEGFVCGRDNVVDFVTLSMEYGCLTYDGTEGGWSQSDVPTIHVESEGFGIMDTKGNDNGRITKVSIDMKGSVRWSLAIDAEEIEDFTFKEGSEELVPRDEKSGMDGWHIIQFSGGKNAVSKFDLDLYWAKNSTESYHNANRKEKQRPLLKLRTDFDRLTPKTERVLSKLPAWCSLFGKSTSPQTLSFLNSLPVNF; from the exons ATGCGAAAGAGACCTCAACCTGAAGCCTCGCCTTCGTCTTCATCAGCATCAAAATCAGAACCTCAGGCGAGCGATGAACAAATCAAGACCGGGAGCAGCAACGACATTCACGTGAGAAGCGCCAAGCGATCGGGGCTCGCATGGACGGTTGCGTTTGCGGCCTTCGTCTACGCCACTTACGGCGTTTACTACTATCAGTACGAGCATATGCCTCCTCCTCTCACCGCCGACCAGGCCGGCAAAAGAGGATTCTCCGAGTTTGAGGCTATCAAGCACGTCAAAGCGTTGACTGAACTGGGCCCTCATCCCGTTGGCTCCGATGCTCTTGATCGCGCTCTTCAG TATGTTTTGGCAGCAGCACAGAAAATCAAGGAAACAAAGCACTGGGAGGTAGATGTTGAAGTGGACTTCTTCCATGCAAAATCTGGTGCAAATCGTCTGGTCAGTGGCGCGTTCATGGGGAGAACACTTATTTACTCGGATCTCAATCACATTGTACTAAGAATCCAGCCAAAATATGCATCTGAAGCAGCGGAAAATGCTATTCTCGTCTCTTCTCATATTGATACAGTTTTTGCAGC GGAAGGGGCTGGAGATTGTAGTTCATGTGTTGCTGTTATGTTGGAACTTGCACGTGCGATGTCTCAGTGGGCTCATGGTTTTAAGAATGctgtcatatttttatttaatacagGGGAGGAGGAGGGTCTAAATGGTGCTCATAGCTTTGTAACTCAG CATCCCTGGAGTACAACCATTCGTGTAGCTATAGATTTGGAGGCTATGGGTATTGGCGGAAAGTCTGGCCTTTTCCAG GCTGGTCCTCATCCATGGGCTGTTGAGAACTTTGCTGCTGCAGCGAAATACCCATCTGGTCAAGTCACGGCACAG GATTTATTTGCTTCTGGAGCTATCACATCTGCAACTGATTTCCAAGTATACAAAGAAGTTGCTGGACTTTCAGGCCTTGATTTTGCATATACAGACAAAAGTGCTGTATATCACACTAAG AATGACAAATTAGATCTATTAAAACCTGGATCTCTTCAGCATCTTGGAGAAAATATGCTTGCTTTTCTCCTTCAGGCTGCTTCATCCACTAGTCTTCCAAAAGGCAATGCTATGGAAAAAGAAGGGAAAACTGTCCATGAGACTGCTGTATACTTTGACATTTTG GGGACATACATGGTCTTATACCGTCAAGGTTTTGCAAACATGCTTCATAATTCAGTAATTGTGCAATCACTTCTGATTTGGACTGCATCATTGGTTATGGGTGGTTATCCAGCTGCAGTATCTTTGGCCTTGACATGTTTGAGTGCCATCCTTATGTTGGTATTTTCCATTAGTTTCGCTGTTGTCGTTGCTTTCATTTTAcctcaaatttcttcatcGCCAGTGCCCTATGTGGCAAATCCTTGGTTGGCGGTTGGGTTGTTTGCTGCACCTGCTTTCCTTGGGGCATTAACTGGTCAACATTTGGGTTACATTATCCTGAAAGCATATCTTGCAAATATGTTTTCCAAGAGAATGCAGTTATCACCCATTGTTCAAGCTGATTTGATCAAGTTGGAAGCCGAAAGATGGCTCTTTAAAGCTGGTTTTCTTCAGTGGCTCATTCTGCTAGCATTAGGAAACTTCTACAAAATTGGATCCACTTTTATTGCTCTTTTTTGGCTAGTTCCACCAGCTTTTGCAT ATGGCTTTCTTGAAGCAACTTTAACCCCAGTCCGTTTCCCAAGGCCATTGAAACTTGCAACCCTGCTCTTAGGCTTGGCTGTTCCAGTTTTAGTTTCTGCTGGCAACTTTATTCGATTGGCTAACGTTATTGTTGCAATTGTGGTACGGTTCGACAG GAACCCAGGTGGCACCCCAGAGTGGCTAGGAAATGTCATACTTGCTGTTTTTATTGCTGTTGTCTTATGCCTAACTCTCGTGTATCTCCTTTCTTATGTTCATCTTTCAG GTGCGAAAAGACCAATTGCAATTGCAAgttgtgttttatttgttctttCACTCATCCTGGTGTTGTCTGGTACTGTTCCACCATTCAGTGAAGATACTGCCAGAGCTGTGAAT GTTGTGCACGTTGTGGATGCAAGTGGAAAATTTGGTGGAAAACAAGAACCAAGCTCATTTATAGCTCTATATTCTACAACTCCTGGAAAATTGACAAAGGAGGTTGAGCAGATTAAAGAAGGATTCGTATGTGGTAGAGATAATGTTGTCGATTTTGTTACTTTATCTATGGAATATGGTTGTTTGACCTATGATGGCACAGAAGGTGGGTGGAGTCAGTCAGATGTTCCGACAATTCATGTTGAAAGTGAAGGTTTCGGTATTATGGATACCAAGGGGAATGACAATGGAAGAATCACAAAAGTCTCAATTGATATGAAGGGTTCTGTACGCTGGTCTCTTGCAATCGATGCTGAGGAAATTGAAGATTTCACATTCAAAG AGGGTTCGGAGGAGTTAGTTCCTCGGGATGAGAAGAGCGGCATGGATGGATGGCACATAATCCAGTTTTCAGGTGGAAAGAATGCAGTATCGAAGTTTGATCTAGATCTTTACTGGGCGAAAAATTCTACGGAGTCATATCACAATGCCAACAGAAAAGAGAAACAACGGCCTCTTCTAAAGCTAAGAACTGATTTTGATCGATTAACACCGAAAACTGAAAGAGTTCTTTCTAAGCTTCCTGCATGGTGTTCCTTGTTCGGGAAGTCCACATCTCCTCAAACATTATCTTTCTTAAATAGTCTTCCTGTTAATTTCTAG